Proteins from a genomic interval of Polyodon spathula isolate WHYD16114869_AA chromosome 1, ASM1765450v1, whole genome shotgun sequence:
- the LOC121317929 gene encoding interleukin-6 receptor subunit beta-like, which yields MEDPDFPGTIYIIWKPLSVSDSNGIILGYKVNRRNHPLINTTDVKISFLRIREACEVTVFAYNSAGDSPGATLRIPAISKQDVLRVIPVVQAFPKNNQLWVEWKAPLSAVSGYVIDWCVGTEAVCDRDWQHVNNTTLTTYLKGNIEPLKRYNISVYPVYEQGAGTPTSTEAYLREGAPGKIHTPDVLDIKSTEATIKWKEIPKDQRNGFIVNYTIVFLNKEQHFKTVNSNVLECTLQSLQPSTQYRVYLKASTKAGSIKSSDVIFTTSLPTEAVVSVTLPFVFLIFLFGVICVIKKPVLKEQFWPLVPNPSKSSLEHWLDEYHFQNILEWTVLTPDDGSSVCDVHFSDSINSDHLYSSSEKQLLDSYITESPVPGTGEDIDQHSANSNNFLQFFSNTEYISMVQTTEFLASKDSLDVTMSPTATETTGLKQAAGQLHVTQTRLDLLCNTIATSGEEMPPSQELESSQPYVKEYEVTATNSAFQNSTDFPYTWLPM from the exons CCTTTAAGTGTTTCTGACTCTAATGGAATTATACTTGGATACAAAGTGAATAGAAGAAATCATCCTTTGATAAACACTACTGATGTTAAGATATCATTCCTCCGGATCCGAGAAGCCTGTGAGGTTACTGTGTTCGCTTATAACTCAGCTGGGGACTCTCCTGGAGCCACGCTGAGAATCCCTGCAATTTCCAAACAGG ATGTTCTGCGAGTAATTCCAGTCGTACAAGCTTTTCCTAAAAATAATCAGCTATGGGTTGAGTGGAAAGCTCCTCTGTCGGCAGTAAGTGGATACGTGATTGACTGGTGTGTGGGTACAGAGGCCGTTTGTGACAGAGACTGGCAGCATGTTAACAACACCACCCTCACAACGTATTTAAAAG GTAATATTGAGCCACTGAAACGTTACAACATCTCAGTCTACCCTGTTTATGAGCAAGGTGCTGGAACTCCTACATCAACTGAGGCCTACCTTAGGGAAGGAG CACCAGGGAAAATTCATACACCAGATGTACTGGATATTAAGAGCACAGAGGCTACTATCAAATGGAAAGAGATTCCAAAGGACCAAAGAAATGGTTTCATCGTTAATTACACCATTGTTTTCCTCAACAAAGAACAACACT TTAAGACTGTCAACTCAAATGTGCTGGAGTGCACACTGCAGtctctgcagcccagcacacagtACAGAGTTTACTTAAAAGCCAGCACCAAGGCGGGAAGTATTAAAAGCAGTGATGTGATCTTTACTACTTCATTGC CAACAGAAGCCGTTGTGTCTGTAACCTTACCGTTTGTTTTCCTGATTTTCCTCTTTGGAGTGATCTGTGTCATAAAGAAGCCTGT ATTAAAAGAACAGTTTTGGCCCCTTGTTCCAAACCCATCCAAAAGCTCTCTGGAACACTGGCTTGATGAATACCATTTTCAG aatatacTGGAATGGACAGTACTGACTCCAGATGATGGTTCTTCCGTTTGTGATGTACATTTTAGTGATAGCATTAATTCAGATCATTTGTATTCCTCTTCAGAAAAACAGCTTCTTGATTCATATATTACAGAATCGCCTGTGCCTGGCACTGGAGAAGACATAGACCAGCATTCTGCTAACAGTAATAATTTTCTGCAATTCTTTTCTAACACTGAGTATATATCCATGGTTCAGACTACTGAGTTTTTAGCTTCCAAAGACAGTTTGGATGTAACTATGAGTCCAACAGCGACAGAAACCACAGGACTGAAGCAGGCTGCTGGTCAACTGCATGTCACACAAACCAGGCTTGACCTACTGTGTAACACCATAGCAACAAGTGGAGAGGAAATGCCCCCTTCTCAGGAACTTGAAAGCTCCCAGCCATATGTTAAAGAATATGAGGTAACAGCCACAAATTCAGCTTTTCAGAATAGCACTGACTTCCCATATACCTGGTTACCCATGTAG